From one Butyricimonas faecihominis genomic stretch:
- a CDS encoding Rpn family recombination-promoting nuclease/putative transposase, whose product MRSNLIHFDWAMKRLLRDKSNYVVLEGFLSTLLQEDIHICRFLESESNQSDASNKFNRADILVEDTKGELMIIEIQNNRELDYFHRMLYGVSKTISEYIGLGDAYSEVRKVYSINIVYFDLGQGKDYVYHGKTLFRGLHDPNDELKLSVRQRELFVGKDAGDVFPEYYVLRVNDFDTVARTPLDEWVKFLKTGEIDRTATAKGLPEARERLRVDALPEHEKRAYYRDMEALRYQKSVIETGRIEGRAEGRAEGREEGREEGKAEGRAEGFVEGEKRKQQEIAGKMKSSGIALETIIQITGLSREEIEQL is encoded by the coding sequence ATGAGATCTAATTTAATACATTTCGATTGGGCGATGAAACGCTTGCTTAGGGACAAGAGTAATTATGTCGTTCTGGAAGGATTTTTGTCAACGTTGTTGCAGGAAGATATACATATTTGCCGGTTCTTGGAAAGCGAATCCAATCAATCGGATGCGAGCAACAAGTTCAATCGGGCAGATATTCTGGTGGAGGATACTAAAGGAGAATTAATGATTATTGAGATCCAAAATAACCGTGAATTGGATTACTTCCATCGGATGCTATACGGGGTGTCTAAAACGATCTCGGAATATATAGGGTTAGGTGATGCTTACAGTGAAGTGCGAAAAGTCTACTCAATAAATATTGTTTATTTCGATTTGGGACAGGGTAAGGATTACGTGTATCATGGGAAAACTTTGTTCCGGGGATTGCATGACCCGAACGACGAGTTGAAATTGTCTGTCCGGCAACGGGAATTATTCGTGGGTAAAGATGCTGGAGACGTGTTCCCGGAGTATTACGTGTTGCGAGTGAATGATTTCGATACAGTGGCTCGGACGCCTTTGGATGAATGGGTCAAATTTCTCAAGACCGGAGAGATTGACCGAACTGCCACGGCGAAGGGATTGCCTGAAGCGCGTGAACGTTTGCGGGTGGATGCCTTGCCGGAGCATGAAAAACGTGCTTATTACCGGGATATGGAAGCTTTACGTTATCAAAAAAGCGTCATTGAAACTGGTCGGATAGAAGGAAGAGCGGAAGGAAGAGCGGAAGGAAGGGAAGAAGGCAGGGAAGAAGGTAAGGCAGAAGGTAGGGCAGAAGGATTCGTGGAGGGAGAAAAGAGGAAACAACAGGAGATAGCCGGAAAAATGAAATCCTCGGGGATAGCTTTAGAGACGATAATTCAAATAACGGGTCTTTCTCGTGAGGAGATAGAACAATTGTGA
- a CDS encoding N-acetylmuramoyl-L-alanine amidase has product MKYSLVIFSFLFLIIFTFSSTAQETAKANKGEGVLQFLKRFNRTKSFHFDRFVELNRDKLDKNNGLKLGVTYTLPPLKNEGNEPLFGEKLAKYTIDSDELNGACFYLVSGHGGPDPGAIGELRGHPLHEDEYAYDIMLRLARNLMSKGAKVHIIIQDAKDGIRNDKFLDVSDRETCMGQAIPLNQVKRLQQRCDKINELFKKDKEHYRRALFIHLDSRSESKQIDVFFYHYDGSAKGKHLANTLQNVFNRKYDKHQPLRGFSGTVSPRDLFVIKQSLPVAVFVELGNIQNSRDQQRFLLDDNRQALANWMCEGLIEDYKNYKNK; this is encoded by the coding sequence ATGAAATACTCTCTCGTTATATTTTCTTTCTTATTTCTGATTATTTTCACGTTTTCCTCCACGGCACAGGAAACGGCCAAGGCAAACAAGGGAGAAGGAGTTCTGCAATTTTTAAAACGTTTCAATCGCACGAAATCATTTCATTTCGACCGTTTCGTCGAACTGAACCGGGATAAGCTGGACAAAAATAACGGGCTAAAACTCGGTGTCACGTACACCCTTCCCCCTTTGAAAAACGAGGGCAACGAACCTCTATTCGGAGAGAAACTGGCAAAATACACCATTGATTCCGACGAGTTAAACGGGGCCTGCTTTTATCTCGTGAGCGGACACGGGGGACCGGACCCCGGGGCCATCGGAGAATTACGGGGCCACCCGTTACACGAAGACGAGTACGCTTATGACATCATGCTCCGTCTGGCCCGTAACCTCATGTCAAAAGGAGCCAAAGTACACATCATTATCCAAGACGCGAAAGACGGTATTCGCAACGATAAATTCCTTGACGTCAGCGACCGGGAAACCTGTATGGGACAAGCCATTCCCTTGAACCAAGTCAAACGTCTGCAACAACGTTGCGACAAAATCAATGAACTATTCAAGAAAGACAAGGAACACTATCGCCGGGCTCTTTTTATTCACCTCGACAGCCGGAGCGAGAGTAAGCAAATAGACGTGTTTTTCTATCATTACGACGGAAGTGCCAAGGGCAAACATCTGGCAAACACGCTACAAAATGTTTTCAACCGAAAATACGACAAGCACCAACCTCTCCGGGGTTTTTCCGGCACCGTGTCCCCACGTGACTTGTTTGTAATCAAACAATCCCTGCCCGTTGCTGTCTTCGTCGAGCTTGGCAATATCCAGAACAGCCGGGACCAGCAACGTTTCCTACTGGACGATAACCGACAGGCTCTAGCAAACTGGATGTGCGAGGGACTTATCGAAGATTATAAAAACTACAAGAATAAATAA
- a CDS encoding response regulator transcription factor, which yields MIKILYAEDDAMQAKTCIDYLKRAGYKVVHAADGEQALWLYRRETPDLILLDVIMPKMSGFEVAKKIREEDFSTPILFISSLTHSQHAIDGFDLGANDYIRKEVLLDEVVARVNRWLRNMGMLKVETDFMKISGDVSFNPIRRYLIIKGETNQLTPMETRVLKTLCLKKNQYVSKDELVKEGWGNDFKESYRYLDRVIARLRKFFPKGDPVEIATSWGKGFGLMVKKKTSLQ from the coding sequence ATGATTAAGATTTTGTATGCCGAAGATGACGCCATGCAGGCGAAAACGTGTATTGATTATTTGAAAAGAGCCGGGTATAAGGTGGTTCATGCTGCCGATGGAGAACAGGCCTTGTGGTTGTACCGTAGGGAAACTCCTGATTTGATCTTGCTGGATGTGATTATGCCCAAGATGAGCGGGTTCGAGGTGGCCAAAAAGATTCGGGAAGAGGATTTTTCGACACCAATCCTGTTTATCAGTTCCTTGACACATTCTCAACACGCTATTGATGGTTTTGACCTCGGAGCGAATGACTACATACGTAAAGAGGTACTTCTGGATGAAGTGGTTGCTCGGGTGAATCGGTGGTTGAGGAACATGGGAATGTTGAAAGTCGAGACCGATTTCATGAAGATTTCAGGTGATGTTTCGTTTAACCCGATTCGTCGTTACTTGATTATAAAAGGGGAGACGAACCAGCTGACTCCCATGGAAACAAGAGTGTTGAAAACCTTGTGTTTGAAGAAAAATCAATACGTGAGTAAGGATGAACTGGTCAAAGAGGGATGGGGGAATGATTTTAAAGAGTCCTATCGTTACTTGGATAGAGTGATCGCTCGTTTGAGGAAGTTCTTCCCGAAAGGTGATCCGGTTGAGATTGCCACGTCGTGGGGGAAAGGGTTCGGGTTGATGGTTAAGAAAAAGACTTCTCTGCAATAG